The Bacteroidales bacterium genomic interval CCTTTAACTGTAATATCTCTTTCAGAAAGAATTTTCTTTATTAATTGGCGTTGTTTAGGAGACCAATCTATATTTACTTCTAATAAATTATTCCATGCAATATCAATGGTATTAACATGATTATTTAATTCATTTAAAATCTTATCAGCAATATTTATTTTTTCATTTTGTAAATCTAAAAAATCTTTTTCTTGCTCTTCAATTAAAATGAACCTGTTATCAATTGTCTCAATAGCTCGCTTATATTTATCAGCATTAGACAATAAGGTTGTTAAATCACCTTTGTATATTTCAGCAAACTTATTTTTTATTTCTTCGTTCGTATCTTTATATTTTTTTATAGATAATGTTAGTGTATCTTTTATCTTATCAATTATTTCAAGCTGTAATTTAAAATCTATCTTAGGTATTTTTTCGTCTATTTGGTTAAATGTTTTATTTGTTTTTTGCGAAAAATCATTTAGGGTATCAATTATGTTTATTAATTTTTCTTTTTTAGTTTCAGCTTGCTGAATACTTGTTATGTTTTTTGTAAATTTTTCAAGTTTTTCTTGATTTTCTTTATTGGTTATACTTGATAATAAGTCATTATTTTTTTTTCGTAATTCTGATAAAGAAGTTTTGTTATTAATTTTAATACCATTCTCATTAGTTTCCTCAAACCACTTTAATTTAGTTTTTATTTTATCTATTATGTCATCAATTTCATTTTGAATATTTTTTGAAAAACTAATATTCTCAATATTTAACATTCTTCGTATTTGCATTCCTAACTCTTTTGGTTTTAGTGCAATATCTTTCACTTCATTTTGTCGAATGTATAAGAAGTCTAAATTGTGTTTTTCTGAGAAGTTGTACCAAGCTATTTCATTAATTTTATTTGACTTATTGTAGCTAATGTTAAATTTATCAGAATTCTGATATTCCTTTTCTGAGAAATTAAAACCTTTTGCAATAAAATCAACTAAAATGCTTTTTCCTTCACCCCTCCCTCCAATAATTGAAACTAAATTTGGATTAAGAGGTAAATTGAATTTTTCAAAAGTTAAATGTTCACTTTCATCTTCAAATATTTTTATATTTTTCTGTATATTGACTTCATTAAAAAAAGGTTTTGTAAACTCTAAACCAGGATTCTCTTTTTGTACATTTACACGTTCATAAGGTTCATAAACAATTTGCTTTAATCCATCAAAAGTGGGGTCAGCTTTAATCCATGTGTATCTGTCATTAACTGGTTTGCATATATCATTAAGACTATGTGCATCTGAGCCATGAACACATGGTTTTAAACTACCATAGTCTTTAATTATTTTTTTTGTGATATCAATTCCTCGTCCTGTAAAAAAAATACTATCATTAGGGTTTCCTGAAAAAATAAATTCTGAAAATCTATAAATTTCTTGTCTTGTTGCAGCTAAGCTTGAATGTTGTATTCCAGAACTGCCATCTTTATTGCTATTTGAAACAGCCGTAATAGCATTGTCTCTTAACTTCTTGTTTTTATTAAAGATTTCTCTTAATTGTTTAATCCCTGTTTTAAATTGATTACAACCTTCTTCATAAGCTTTGTCTTTTATAAGGTTTTTGTTTCCTTTAAAATCTCGCCCTAATTTTATTAAATCAGTTTCTGTGCATTTATATGTATTTTCTGCATATTCAAATTCTATATTGTTAAAAAATAAACTATCAAGTTCGTCAACAATATCCGGAGAAAAAATAATATGTAAATTTATTGCTTTTTTTTTGTCTGTAACAGGTATAATGCGTAGTTCAACATTTGGCAACAACAAATCTATATTTGAAAATTTTCCTTTATTTTTAAATTCAAGCATTTTCGTATAGCCTTTTATCGAAAAATAATCAGTTATCCCCAAAACAGAAATGTCATCTAATTTTTCTATTTCATTAATATATTTTTCCCATTTATCTTCAATTGTTACACCTTCAAACTGATTATTAAAAACTGTTGATGGGCAATGTATATGTAAATCCCATTTTCTCCAAATTGAACCTCTTTTGTAATTATTCATTATAATCTAATTTTGATTGTTAATGAGAATATAACCAACTAATAATTTATCACTAATTTAATGATTATTAATCGCAGACTTATTACTCTCCAAGCTTTTCGGCTGCCGCTTTTAAAGTGTTTAATAATTAGTGTTTAGTGAATAATACACGTATTCAGGGAAATTTTAGTTTGTCATTTATTGTGTGGTGCATCTTTTAATTGATTATTGTTTATTTGTTTAATGTTTTCAGGATTACGCTTTCCGGTTGTGAGAAAAGCTATCAATCCTTTACAGTTTACTTTCGGATTACAAATCCGAAAGAGCGAGTAGTTACGGCGTGAAATTTCATAATAATATATTTGGTGAATTTTGCTTTTTGCTGTTTATTATGTTATTCACACCGTGACTTTTTAATGTTCGTTTATTTATATTTTTTCCCAGTCCTCAAAAGCATCCTTAAAAAACTTATGTCCTACGGAGTAGTCTAATTTATTGTCTCTGCTTATTGAGCCTTTTACGGGTTGATTTAAGATATTGCCGTTTTTCCATTCCGTAAAGCATTGTTTTACGGTTTCAATATCTTTTTGCTTGCTTATATCCATATCCATTGCATAGAGCTTGTAAATGAATTCTTTTATCTTTTCATTATCGTCATGAAAACCGGGTTGAACGTGTATCATGGGTGATAATCGGATAAATTGTTTGATGTTTTCTTTATGCTCATGCAAATTATCGGAAAAACGCATAACATAACTGACATAATTTGCCCAATCCGGCGGCTCGTATAATATGGTTTTAGCAAGGTTCATAACAGTTTTACCAAAAAACTTTATACCCAAACAGGGTTTAGATTTTCGATGTTTCAACACATTGATATAGAGCTTATAGAAATAACTTTTATCGTGTTGTGACATTAATTTATTGCCTGTTCCGAGTGATACAACTTGTATGCTTTCTTTGGGTACACCGGTATAAAACGCCTCAACCATTGCAGCAGTAAGCGGATTATTAAAACCGCCCAAAGCTCCGTCCCACAGATAATAAAATTGCTCTGTTCCCTTTGCTTTGAACTTTGCCGGAAAATCGAAATAATTTACCGGTGCATTGCTTGATGCATGCACGGCTTTTATAAGGTTTATTTTATCATATGTTTTTCCCGGATAACCGTATGAACGAAAAAACTTTGCCTTATTATTGAGACAATCAAATGTTGCAACAATAATTTTAAGGCTCGTTTTGCCGATATATTCGGGCAATTCATCCATATTTCGGCTTTTGATAAGTTTAAAAATTTCATTAAAAGCTTCATACTTTTTAGTTGTAGAATATTTCGGCCCGAAACCAAACCATTTTGTTATTCCGGTCGGGAAATATCTTTTGCTGAACGGATTGGGATAAAATATTTTCTTTCTTAATTCTTCTTTATCGAACAGTTCAATGGTTTCATCCAATGTCCAATTGCATGCAAGTGCCGCCAAAACAATACTTCCTCCTGAATTGGCAACTACCATATCATATTCTTTCAGGATTTGATGTCCGGTTTTATCAGGATAACGTTCTTTGAGGGACAGTATTTGAATTAATGCCCAGCTTCCTCCTCCGTCGAGGGATAGTATTTTGTATTTTTTCATGGTTTCATTGATTAGTGTTTATACTAAATTGTTACATTGTATTTTTTTCAGATTATAAATCCTTTACAGTTCGCTTTCGGATTATAAATCCGAAAGAGCGGGTTTTATTGTTTTATTATTGCATTGTTTAGTGTTTAATAGTCAGAGCTTGACTTTACTTATTTGCATTTTGTGTTAAATTTAATGTTTTTGTTGTTTGTTTTTGTAGTCAAACCCTGACTTTTTATGACATATATTATTTTGTTTCTTTTAAATATTTATTCAATTTTCGTTATTTATTAAAATCTCTTTCTTCTCCCCGGATGAATATTAATTATCGGAATATCAATTGTTAATGATATATTGTACATCCATTGAGGATTGCTGATAACATTTCCTTCATTGTTAATTTCGGTTAATCCCGGACCGTATTGAAAACCGAAGGAAAGTGCGAGAGGGATATTGCCTCCGAAACCGTAAATAACAGATGCTCCGGGAGAAAATATATTACCAAGCTGAATTTTATTACTGTATTCTACATTTTTTGTAATAGTAGTTGTTGTATCTGTTCCGGTAATAACATAACTTGTATCATTTTCTGCTTTTAAACGATAATCAACTATTGCTCCTATGTCGATTAAACTTACAAATAAACTTACCGACCCTCCTTTTCTGAAAGAAAAAGGAGTATAAGCTACACCGACAGGAGCATATACTTTCCAAAGGTAATTTTCTTTGAAATCTAAATTTGTTTGATTTTTTAAAGCATATCCTAAATATGAATTTATTGCAACATTATGCGGTTGATATTTTTTTAAACTTGAACTGCCGGCAGGTAAGGCTATCGATTTAATGATTTGCGATACTGCTTCGGAACTATCAGCTTGGGCAATTCTTGCTATAAACGATCCATAATAAAATGTCTTTTGAGCATATTTATTTAAGTTTTTAATTGTTTTTTTGTGATTAGATGATTTTTTTGTAAAACCATATTCATTTTTTAATACGTTTTTAGATTTAATACTTTTTATAATTGGCCACGAGTCTTGATGAGATTTATGTTCTTTTAAAATTTTTTTATAATCTGATTTTATATCATCAGATTTATTAAGGTTTTTATCATTCAATATTTCGATAACAGTCTCAAATATATTGGATGCATTTAACATAGCTTCCGCATAGTTTTTATCATAAATATTGTCAACTGAATTTGCTAATTCTTTACTAATGGTTCTATATTTTTCAATTTTATCAAGATTAATGGTATCAATATATTCCATGATATCGAATCCGAAGTTTATTGTATTAAGAGAAGCAAACATGTATTGTCTGTAATCATCCGATTTTAATTTAATGTTATGTTTCTTTTTATATCTTATACTATCTTGTACATCATCAAGCTCCTCTGTAACAGAGTTGAATGTTTCAATTAAGTCACGTATTCCCATTATGTTTTTAGCCTGTTTTGAAAGAATTTCGTGAAATGTAATATCATTTTTCTTGTGTATTAATATACTTCCCTTTTTTTGTTTTGCATTGGAGACAATAATTGAATCTTGTTTAATTTCTACGTATCCAGTATCTGTCAAAATTATACTATTTTTACATAAAATATCTCCTTCTTGAAGCACTTTATCTTCCGATAAATAAACAGAGTCTTTGTAAGGATAAAATGTAATTGCATTCATTAATGATTTTTGGTATAATAATCCTAAATAAATACGAAAAGCTATAGTGTCTTCTGTAAGTATTTTTAAATGTTGATTACTTACCCAAGCCATAGAATTTTCGCTCCAAGTTTTTAATGTGTCACGAATTATTCTATTTGATGTTTCGGTTACTCTTATTAAGTGAGAATCATCCTGATATATAATATCTGTTGAGTCTTTATTATTCTTTAAAATTATTGAATCGTTTTTAAATCTTAATGATTGGCTTATTAAATCAGTAGTTTGAAATAATGCAAGCAAATTTTTAGAGTCTTCGTTGGTAGATTTTTTTAAGGCATCAATTTTTGTAATTTTATGAATAATATCAAACGAATGTTCTTTATTTTGAACATCTTCAATAATTTTGAGAAAAATTAATACTTCGGGCAATTCTTCTACAACAAATTTATATTTGGGTAATTCAAGCAAGTCGTCTATTCTAAAAGGCAAGTTTTGAATATCTTCCAAAAATTTATTTCGCAAAGTAGATATCCAAATAGTGTATTCGTGAGCAAGCATATTTTCAATAAAATCGGAAGTCTTTGGAAATAATGCTTCTGATTCGGGATAATTCGTTAGAAAGTTCTTAAATCGTTGAAAGAATACTATAGTTAATTCTTCTTTTGCACTTGAAATCATAAATTGGGCTAAACCGTCTGCGATGGTTGTTACATTTAGGCCGGAAATGCTGCCAGTTAAAATATCTTTAATTTCATTAGCATTACCCCCCCTAACTCCTTCACTTTTACCACTTATTTCAATGAATAGATTTTGATCTTCTCCATCTACATAATTAAATGCATTGACAATTTCATTTTTCGTATTATTAATTTTTGGTTGATAATATTTATCCAAAATTGAAAATACTGTTTCTGAACTATATTTTAATTGACCTCCCTGATCTGTTTCATTTGCAAGTTTGAATGCATCATAATATGCAATTTGACCGAAATTAATAAAAGAATATGATAGAAGTAAACTAAAAATAACAATTTTTTTCATGGTTTATAGATTTTAATTATTGATTTATTGACTGAATCATTATATTTTGTTGATATAGAATTGATTTTACTTAATAAATCTGCATATGGTAATTTGCCAAATGTAGAAATTGACAATGCTAATATACCGCTAAACAAAGAGGTAGAGAAGGAACTCCCATTTTTATAAGTGTAATATTTATTTTTCCTGATTGAACATGAATATATATCTGATGCAGGTATTATATAATCTAAACTTTTCGGAAATTTATTGTTTTTCATATTAAAATCACGATTTACAGAGCCAACAGCAATGCAGAATGGACTTTCTGCCGGATATAAAATCTCATTTCTCAAAAGGCCTTCATTGTTTCCTGCTGCTGCTATAATATATATTCCTTTTTCATGTATTTTTTTTAATTTATCCTCAATTTTTTGATAATCATAATATGTGATGGATAAACTTAAATTGATAATACTAAAATCAATCTCTGATTCCAATATAAAGTCAAATGCATTGTCTAACCAAACCCAATATGAGTTAGCAGCATCATCCAAAACTTTTAAATTAAAAATATTACATTTAGGGGCTACTCCAACAACTCCTATACTATTAGAACTTCTTGCACCTATGAGACCGGCTACATTGGTACCATGTCCATTTTTATCTAAATAACCTGAATTATCATCTGTGAAATTTTTCGACTCATATTCAGTTCTAAAAAACATTCCTTCAAAATCAGGATGATTTTCATATATCCCTGAATCTAATACAGCGATATTAATATCCTTTCCTCCCGAAGCTTTCCAATTTTCAGGAATATCTTTGAAAACTGAATTATAATTTATAAATTTATGTATATATTTTTCAACTTCAACCCCTTCAAACCCCCCACTCCAAAGATAATCACCGTTAAGATCTTCATACCATTTAGTATTGGGATTATTATCCTCACCCGGCTTTCCCTGAATTTCTTTATCTTTAACAGTAACTTCAAATCCTTTATAAATTATCCCTTTTAAATTATCTTTATTTTTTTCAGGTTTTTTTGATCTTATATATACATCATTTATTGTTTTTAATGTTTTCATTATCCTACAGGTTGTTTTTTGTTTATTTTATTCTCATCTTTTTTAATTGCCAAATAAGTTACTGAACTTATACCCATTAATACTATCAAGTTTTCATCAAGATGCGGTATTTTATTATTATGCCAAACTTCAAACATAAAATATGAAGCAACAGCAATTGTAAATACAACATTTTGAAACCTGTGAATACTTAATCCTTTAGAGTCTGAAAGTATATTCATAAAAAAATTCTCTGATTTGTTCATTTCTTGATGACGTTCAGGGATTTTTGGGTTGTTGCTGTCATTTCTGTCAATCATTATCCCTCCTATTGTTGTTCCGGCACTAATTCCGAGAAGTGCTAAAACTTGAGGTGTAATTTCTATTTGTACTCCGGTATTACACCAAATTACAAAATAAGCAAACAAAACAATAATTGTCCAAAATGCCATTTGTGTTCTTGATAAACTGTAAGGAGGATTCTCTTTATTGTTAACATTATCTCTTAAAATACTGCGTCTGTTTTTGTTAATAATAAATATTATAAAAAACATTAAAATAATAATTGTAATTCCTGACCACCATTCTCGCATTAATTTCTTTTCGTCAAATACAAGTTTAAAATTTTTATGAATCAGCTCTTTATTCTTGTTGCTTGTACCGATAAATAAATCAACAGAAACTTGTGATCTGTTTTTAGGGTTTATATAATTTGATACAGTATCTTCATCTTCGTCAATTTTATTTAACTTGAATTTATAAAGGTGAAAGTTTTTATATACTTTTTCTAATTTGTCAACTTTACTGTTATCAATGAATAAAAAAAGCTCGTTTATCTCTGCTTTGGTTGGATAAAGTATCATTAATTCTTCTCCGATTTCTGCTTTCTTAACCTTTGAAATTTTCACTGACAGTACCTCTTTGTCAGAAGATTTTTTCTTTACTTGTCCTGTTGCTGCTGTACTGTAAAACAGGAATGGAATCAGTAATATATAAAACAGTTTTTTAAATCTTTTCATGGTTCAATATTTTTTGTTTTACCTACTCTCTCCAAGCTTTTCGGCTTCCGCTTTTTTTATTTTTAGTGTTTAAATGCTTTTTAAGCTTGCATTATTAAATAAATCATTCTTCTCAATATAATTCCCCCATCACCCGCAAAATCGCCTCCACATGCCAATTAATAATTCTTTCTCTGCCTTCTTTGGTTAGGAGGATGTCTTTGCATTCGTCTTTGTTATCCATAAAAAAATTTTCGGTGAGGATGGCGGGCATTTTTGTTTTCAGCAAAACTGTATATCTGTCCTCTTTATCAAGGTCGCCGTCGGAATAGTCGGTTCTTAATTTTTTGTTCGGGTATTCTTTTTTGTATTCTTCACCGAATATGGTAGCTATTTTATCGCTTTTGGTTTCTCCGGACGATGTGAAAATCTCTGATCCGTGTCCGCCGCCGGCATTGGCATGTATGCTCAAATAAAAGCATTTCTTTGCATTGTATTTGTTTGCCCTGTTTACGCGTGTTTGAAGTGAAACATCTCTGTATTCGGGTGCAATGTTTACATAAGGAATTTTAAGTGCAGTCAGTTTCTCAATAATTCCGTTTACAATTGCTCGGTTAAATTCTCCTTCGTAAATATGCGTTCCGTCACTCCATTTCTTTTGTTTCCCTTTGGTTTGGTACTTATTGTCTATAAGTCCGCCGTGTCCGTTGTCTAATAATACTGTCATAAGATTAAGTTATTAGTGTATTTAAACTACAAATATAAATCATACTACTATCATGTCATAATAGTTTGTATTTTTTTTTATGTTACTCAGCATGTTTTTTTGGGTATGTGCCTGAATAATTGATACTTGGCTTTTTTTGACTGTGAAAAGAATTTATTAATAATATTAAAAATTTAACTCCAATCAAAAAAACTCAATATCTTAATGCATCGATATTGGGATGCTTTGTTTTGAAATTCATGCGAAATGCGTATGGGGAATTTAAAGTCTTTAAAATTGTTATTCGTAAAAAAATATTCATTAAAAACACACCAATTTAAAAAATGTATTCATTGCCTTAAGATATTTATCATTAATAGTAAGATTTGCTTGTTTTAAATTTACCAAATAGTCTCTGTCAGCATTCCGTTAATCAAATTTTTTTCACTATTTATACATTTGATTTCTTTAAAATAATTTTTTTATTTATATTGCATTAATTTTAATTTAATAATATAATATCATATGAAAAATTTAAAACTTTTTGGAATATTAATAATTTTTGCAGTATTATTTTTTTCAAGCTGCGAATCTGTTAATGAAGCTCAAGTTG includes:
- a CDS encoding patatin-like phospholipase family protein; this translates as MKKYKILSLDGGGSWALIQILSLKERYPDKTGHQILKEYDMVVANSGGSIVLAALACNWTLDETIELFDKEELRKKIFYPNPFSKRYFPTGITKWFGFGPKYSTTKKYEAFNEIFKLIKSRNMDELPEYIGKTSLKIIVATFDCLNNKAKFFRSYGYPGKTYDKINLIKAVHASSNAPVNYFDFPAKFKAKGTEQFYYLWDGALGGFNNPLTAAMVEAFYTGVPKESIQVVSLGTGNKLMSQHDKSYFYKLYINVLKHRKSKPCLGIKFFGKTVMNLAKTILYEPPDWANYVSYVMRFSDNLHEHKENIKQFIRLSPMIHVQPGFHDDNEKIKEFIYKLYAMDMDISKQKDIETVKQCFTEWKNGNILNQPVKGSISRDNKLDYSVGHKFFKDAFEDWEKI
- a CDS encoding S8/S53 family peptidase, which gives rise to MKTLKTINDVYIRSKKPEKNKDNLKGIIYKGFEVTVKDKEIQGKPGEDNNPNTKWYEDLNGDYLWSGGFEGVEVEKYIHKFINYNSVFKDIPENWKASGGKDINIAVLDSGIYENHPDFEGMFFRTEYESKNFTDDNSGYLDKNGHGTNVAGLIGARSSNSIGVVGVAPKCNIFNLKVLDDAANSYWVWLDNAFDFILESEIDFSIINLSLSITYYDYQKIEDKLKKIHEKGIYIIAAAGNNEGLLRNEILYPAESPFCIAVGSVNRDFNMKNNKFPKSLDYIIPASDIYSCSIRKNKYYTYKNGSSFSTSLFSGILALSISTFGKLPYADLLSKINSISTKYNDSVNKSIIKIYKP
- a CDS encoding N-acetylmuramoyl-L-alanine amidase, which produces MTVLLDNGHGGLIDNKYQTKGKQKKWSDGTHIYEGEFNRAIVNGIIEKLTALKIPYVNIAPEYRDVSLQTRVNRANKYNAKKCFYLSIHANAGGGHGSEIFTSSGETKSDKIATIFGEEYKKEYPNKKLRTDYSDGDLDKEDRYTVLLKTKMPAILTENFFMDNKDECKDILLTKEGRERIINWHVEAILRVMGELY